Proteins encoded by one window of Microbacterium testaceum:
- the hisS gene encoding histidine--tRNA ligase, producing the protein MRDFLPADKARRERVLAVIRERYRAHGFDEIETPVVEDYDRLHAGIGGDNEKLSFSILKRGMDAEGIHAAADDPAALADLGLRYDLTVPLARFYATHRAQLPTVFRSIQIAPVWRAERPQKGRYRQFVQCDIDIIGDASARAEAELMTASLDVLDALGLEGGSIRVNDRRALDAVLDVFGFAPDERPGVLITIDKLDKVGPSGVVEELRGRGVNASAVDAFAAYLERPAAEPSFDEPGIRAALPDGIPDEVVAHLVDLGDTVAAARGGAVPLVFDPFLVRGMGYYTGTIFELAHPSVDYSLGGGGRYDGMIGRFLGQQVPAVGFSIGFERIVDLLPATDAGGERAVVLVHDRDVPFARLLALKTALIADGARVRVEQRAKNMKALLERSAADGYASFASVNADTTPESLELKPLA; encoded by the coding sequence ATGCGCGACTTCCTCCCCGCTGACAAGGCCCGTCGCGAGCGCGTGCTCGCCGTCATCCGCGAGCGTTACCGCGCCCACGGCTTCGACGAGATCGAGACCCCCGTCGTGGAGGACTACGACCGCCTGCACGCGGGGATCGGCGGCGACAACGAGAAGCTGTCGTTCAGCATCCTCAAGCGGGGGATGGATGCCGAGGGCATCCACGCCGCCGCCGACGACCCTGCCGCGCTGGCCGACCTGGGCCTGCGCTACGACCTCACCGTGCCCCTCGCCCGGTTCTACGCCACGCACCGCGCACAGCTTCCTACGGTGTTCCGTTCGATCCAGATCGCCCCGGTCTGGCGCGCCGAGCGCCCGCAGAAGGGGCGCTACCGCCAGTTCGTGCAGTGCGACATCGACATCATCGGCGACGCCTCGGCGCGTGCCGAGGCCGAACTGATGACCGCGAGCCTCGACGTCCTCGACGCGCTGGGTCTCGAGGGCGGGTCGATCCGCGTCAACGACCGGCGCGCCCTCGACGCGGTGCTCGACGTCTTCGGCTTCGCGCCCGATGAGCGCCCGGGGGTGCTCATCACGATCGACAAGCTCGACAAGGTCGGCCCCTCGGGGGTGGTGGAAGAGCTGCGCGGACGCGGGGTGAACGCCTCGGCCGTCGACGCTTTCGCCGCCTACCTGGAGCGGCCCGCGGCCGAGCCGTCGTTCGATGAGCCCGGCATCCGCGCGGCGCTGCCCGACGGCATCCCGGACGAGGTCGTCGCGCACCTCGTCGATCTCGGCGACACGGTGGCCGCCGCGCGCGGGGGAGCAGTTCCCCTGGTCTTCGACCCGTTCCTCGTGCGGGGCATGGGCTACTACACGGGCACGATCTTCGAGCTCGCCCACCCGAGCGTCGACTACTCGCTCGGCGGCGGCGGCCGGTACGACGGCATGATCGGGCGCTTCCTCGGCCAGCAGGTTCCGGCCGTGGGCTTCTCGATCGGGTTCGAGCGCATCGTCGACCTGCTGCCGGCCACCGACGCCGGCGGCGAGCGCGCGGTCGTCCTCGTCCACGATCGCGACGTGCCGTTCGCACGACTGCTCGCGCTGAAGACGGCGCTCATCGCCGACGGCGCACGCGTGCGCGTGGAGCAACGCGCGAAGAACATGAAAGCGTTGCTCGAGCGTTCCGCAGCGGACGGCTACGCCTCGTTCGCGAGCGTGAACGCCGACACGACCCCCGAGTCCCTCGAGCTCAAACCGCTCGCCTGA
- a CDS encoding MazG family protein, whose product MRTVRARCAWTRTIDHRDLVPYLVEESAEVIDAVESGTRADLREELGDLLWQVLFHAEIAAGDADDPFDIDDVARGLTEKMVRRHPHVFADAVATTPEEVLVHWNAAKAAEKSTRTSVLDGVSDHMPALALAQKVMGKAAQVGVCAPTHHLADPATEAELGDALLTLVHLARSRGWDAERALRERVRDLRTEVREAEAGPR is encoded by the coding sequence ATGCGAACCGTGCGCGCGCGCTGCGCCTGGACGCGGACCATCGACCACCGCGACCTCGTGCCGTACCTCGTCGAAGAGAGTGCCGAGGTCATCGACGCCGTCGAGTCCGGCACGCGCGCCGACCTGCGCGAGGAGCTCGGCGACCTGCTCTGGCAGGTCCTGTTCCACGCCGAGATCGCCGCGGGCGATGCCGACGATCCCTTCGACATCGACGACGTCGCCCGGGGACTCACCGAGAAGATGGTGCGGCGGCATCCGCACGTGTTCGCGGATGCCGTGGCCACCACACCCGAAGAGGTGCTGGTGCACTGGAATGCGGCCAAGGCCGCCGAGAAGAGCACGCGCACCAGCGTGCTCGACGGGGTCAGCGACCACATGCCCGCTCTCGCCCTCGCGCAGAAGGTGATGGGGAAGGCCGCGCAGGTCGGTGTTTGCGCGCCGACGCATCACCTGGCCGACCCCGCGACCGAAGCGGAGCTCGGCGACGCGCTGCTGACCCTCGTGCATCTGGCGCGCTCGCGCGGCTGGGACGCCGAGCGCGCCCTGCGCGAACGCGTGCGCGACCTGCGGACCGAGGTGCGTGAGGCGGAGGCGGGCCCGCGATGA
- a CDS encoding phosphoenolpyruvate carboxylase, which produces MRELTPTEAIDLVGRFEAGQELPEQMRADVRLLGSLLGRVLQESGSPGLYDDVERLRSATIQAYTDETPEAFERAAAIADGFSIERADEVARAFTAYFHLVNLVEEHQRVRVLRERGDHPSRSGTPDTIASAFERLSSEVGEETALARLQALRFHPVFTAHPTEARRRAISTSIRRLSELLSEHDDASAGGTESRRAERRMLEEIDTLWRTAPLRREKPSPVDEVRSVMSVFDETLYTAVPRVYRRIDDILQGENAGSRAPIVKPFVRVGSWVGGDRDGNPFVTASVTRKAAAIASEHVLLGLERTTQRVGRGLTLDAESTPPSDALVALWHRLRAADEDAAAEIAERSPDEPHRRILLLLARKIAATRTRNADLAYRDPEHLLADLRTVQDSLVAAGAARQAYGALQRLVWQVETYGFHLTELEVRQHSAVHRKVLDELRAGGARSEQTDEVLEVFRSIAYVQERFGPRAAGRYIVSFTQSAEDLANVHELASYAMGPGETLPVLDVIPLFETFADLQAAPGILAEIVSHPSFVSRLDATGRRLEVMLGYSDSSKDVGPVAANLALYEAQAEISTWAQAEGIELTLFHGRGGALGRGGGPANSAILAQPPHSVDGRFKLTEQGEVIFARYGDADIAMRHIDQVAAAVLTASSPSIERRNRGAAEAFADVASTMDVASRERFFALVKAPGFAPWFATVTPMEELGHLALGSRPARRGLSVESLEDLRAIPWVFSWTQARINLAGWFGLGTALDAVGDEQRLRDAYEQWPLFRTMIDNVAMSLAKADERIARRYLALGDRDDLAQLVMDEMLLTRSWVERITGGDLLGNKPILQRAVKMRSPYVDALSLLQLRALRALRDADADNPTPDAEHQRLLLLSVSGVAAGLQNTG; this is translated from the coding sequence GTGCGTGAACTGACCCCGACCGAGGCCATCGACCTCGTGGGCCGCTTCGAAGCCGGCCAGGAGCTCCCCGAACAGATGCGTGCCGATGTGCGCCTGCTGGGATCGCTCCTGGGCCGCGTCCTTCAGGAGAGCGGCTCCCCCGGACTGTACGACGACGTCGAGCGACTGCGATCGGCGACGATCCAGGCCTACACCGACGAGACGCCCGAGGCGTTCGAACGGGCGGCCGCGATCGCCGACGGCTTCTCGATCGAGCGGGCGGACGAGGTGGCCCGGGCCTTCACGGCCTACTTCCATCTCGTGAACCTCGTCGAGGAGCACCAGCGCGTCCGCGTGCTGCGCGAGCGTGGCGATCATCCCTCGCGCAGCGGCACCCCCGACACGATCGCGAGCGCTTTCGAGCGGCTCTCGAGCGAGGTCGGCGAAGAGACGGCGCTCGCACGCCTCCAGGCGCTCCGCTTCCACCCGGTCTTCACCGCGCACCCCACCGAGGCCCGCCGCCGCGCGATATCGACCAGCATCCGACGTCTGTCCGAGCTGCTGTCGGAGCACGACGACGCCTCCGCGGGTGGCACCGAGAGCCGTCGTGCCGAGCGTCGCATGCTCGAAGAGATCGACACGCTCTGGCGCACCGCCCCTCTACGGCGTGAGAAACCGTCGCCCGTCGACGAGGTCCGCTCCGTCATGTCCGTGTTCGACGAGACGCTCTACACCGCGGTCCCGCGCGTCTACCGCCGCATCGACGACATCCTGCAGGGCGAGAACGCCGGATCCCGCGCGCCGATCGTCAAGCCGTTCGTGCGCGTCGGCTCGTGGGTCGGCGGCGACCGTGACGGAAACCCCTTCGTCACGGCATCCGTCACCCGCAAGGCCGCCGCGATCGCGAGCGAGCACGTGCTCCTCGGGCTCGAGCGCACGACCCAGCGCGTGGGGCGCGGTTTGACCCTGGATGCCGAGAGCACCCCGCCCAGCGACGCTCTTGTCGCGCTGTGGCACCGCTTGCGCGCCGCCGACGAGGACGCGGCGGCCGAGATCGCCGAGCGCTCCCCCGACGAACCGCACCGGCGGATCCTGCTGCTGCTCGCCCGCAAGATCGCGGCGACCCGTACCCGCAACGCCGACCTCGCGTACCGCGACCCCGAGCACCTGCTCGCCGACCTGCGCACCGTGCAGGATTCGCTGGTGGCGGCGGGTGCCGCTCGTCAGGCCTACGGCGCCCTGCAGCGTCTCGTGTGGCAGGTCGAGACCTACGGCTTCCACCTGACCGAGCTCGAGGTGCGTCAGCACTCCGCCGTGCACCGCAAGGTCCTCGACGAGCTGCGCGCCGGCGGAGCCCGGAGCGAGCAGACCGACGAGGTCCTCGAGGTCTTCCGCTCGATCGCGTACGTGCAGGAGCGCTTCGGGCCGCGCGCCGCCGGACGCTACATCGTGTCCTTCACGCAGTCGGCCGAAGACCTCGCCAACGTGCACGAGCTCGCCTCGTACGCGATGGGCCCGGGCGAGACGCTTCCGGTGCTCGATGTCATCCCGCTGTTCGAGACCTTCGCCGACCTGCAGGCGGCTCCCGGCATCCTGGCCGAGATCGTGTCGCACCCCTCGTTCGTGAGCCGACTGGATGCCACGGGTCGCCGCCTCGAGGTCATGCTCGGCTACTCCGACTCGTCGAAGGACGTCGGCCCGGTCGCGGCGAACCTCGCCCTCTACGAGGCCCAGGCCGAGATCTCCACGTGGGCCCAGGCCGAGGGCATCGAACTGACGCTGTTCCACGGTCGCGGCGGAGCCCTGGGCCGCGGCGGTGGGCCCGCCAACTCCGCGATCCTCGCGCAGCCGCCCCACTCGGTGGACGGCCGGTTCAAGCTCACCGAGCAGGGCGAGGTCATCTTCGCTCGGTACGGCGACGCGGACATCGCCATGCGTCACATCGATCAGGTGGCGGCCGCCGTTCTCACGGCATCCTCCCCCTCGATCGAACGTCGCAATCGTGGCGCCGCCGAGGCGTTCGCCGACGTGGCGAGCACGATGGACGTCGCTTCGCGCGAGCGGTTCTTCGCCCTCGTCAAGGCTCCGGGCTTCGCACCGTGGTTCGCCACGGTCACCCCGATGGAAGAACTCGGACATCTGGCGCTCGGTTCGCGTCCCGCGCGACGCGGTCTGTCGGTCGAATCGCTCGAGGATCTCCGCGCCATCCCGTGGGTGTTCTCGTGGACGCAGGCGCGCATCAACCTCGCCGGCTGGTTCGGTCTGGGCACGGCCCTCGACGCTGTGGGCGACGAACAGCGTCTGCGCGACGCGTACGAGCAGTGGCCGCTGTTCCGCACGATGATCGACAACGTCGCCATGAGCCTCGCCAAGGCCGACGAGCGCATCGCCCGCCGCTACCTGGCCCTCGGCGACCGCGACGACCTCGCGCAGCTCGTGATGGACGAGATGCTCCTCACCCGATCCTGGGTCGAGCGCATCACCGGAGGCGATCTGCTGGGCAACAAGCCCATCCTCCAGCGCGCCGTCAAGATGCGCAGTCCCTACGTCGACGCGCTCTCGCTTCTGCAGCTCCGGGCTCTGCGCGCGCTGCGGGATGCGGACGCCGACAACCCGACTCCGGATGCCGAACACCAGCGCCTCCTGCTGCTGTCGGTGAGCGGAGTGGCCGCCGGTCTGCAGAACACCGGCTGA